A single region of the Polyodon spathula isolate WHYD16114869_AA chromosome 12, ASM1765450v1, whole genome shotgun sequence genome encodes:
- the LOC121324712 gene encoding uncharacterized protein LOC121324712 isoform X2 yields the protein MSTRRRKRRQKQAAQGLSDGKDARRSWESVERLAFKYMEKCKVESSTDSDSDTSPEGCASSTSESGAAKKGPVSRSSLPSLDPYDGCSEDSSDLSDCSLRSRQPVSSNPPRGVPSTEQESFPKDPGKCGAACVKLHAAGSKASPPADVHMRSSSDSETTASRSLKREPLWQRAVDSGILTESPLSTPGQCAYVSRTLARLPESPTYRARHSPPALDTMPKRKLGFPGPDTAERVHKKKQRVVTLEDTE from the exons ATGTCGACCAGGCGTAGAAAGCGCAGGCAGAAACAGGCTGCGCAAG GACTCAGCGATGGGAAAGATGCACGAAGGAGCTGGGAGAGTGTGGAGAGGCTGGCCTTCAAATACATG GAGAAATGCAAAGTGGAATCCAGCACAGACTCTGACTCTGACACAAGCCCTGAG GGATGTGCATCAAGTACATCTGAAAGTGGAGCCGCTAAGAAGGGGCCTGTGAGCAGATCCAGTCTTCCG TCCCTGGATCCCTACGATGGTTGCTCAGAGGATTCCTCGGATCTGTCTGACTGCAGCCTGAGGAGCCGACAGCCCGTCTCCAGCAATCCCCCCCGCGGTGTCCCTTCCACAGAGCAGGAGTCTTTCCCCAAAGACCCAGGGAAGTGTGGAGCTGCCTGTGTGAAGCTCCACGCAGCCGGCTCTAAAGCCAGCCCTCCCGCCGACGTGCACATGAGGTCCTCCAGCGATTCTGAGACCACAGCATCCAGGAGCCTGAAGAGAGAGCCGTTGTGGCAGAGGGCTGTGGATTCAGGGATCCTCACAGAGTCTCCTCTCTCCACTCCGGGACAGTGTGCTTACGTGAGCCGGACTCTGGCCAGGCTGCCCGAGAGCCCCACCTACAGGGCGAGGCACAGCCCCCCCGCCCTGGACACTATGCCAAAGCGCAAGCTGGGTTTCCCGGGGCCGGACACAGCGGAGCGCGTGCACAAGAAGAAGCAGCGCGTCGTCACACTGGAG GACACAGAATGA
- the LOC121324712 gene encoding uncharacterized protein LOC121324712 isoform X1 has protein sequence MCVYIFRRICSRFSLFLIIRIALFYFIFKNIIHFATSVFHPESFRLATGLSDGKDARRSWESVERLAFKYMEKCKVESSTDSDSDTSPEGCASSTSESGAAKKGPVSRSSLPSLDPYDGCSEDSSDLSDCSLRSRQPVSSNPPRGVPSTEQESFPKDPGKCGAACVKLHAAGSKASPPADVHMRSSSDSETTASRSLKREPLWQRAVDSGILTESPLSTPGQCAYVSRTLARLPESPTYRARHSPPALDTMPKRKLGFPGPDTAERVHKKKQRVVTLEDTE, from the exons atgtgtgtctatatatttaGAAGAATTTGCAGTcgcttttcattgtttttaatcattcgcattgcattattttattttatttttaaaaatatcattcACTTTGCCACCTCGGTTTTTCACCCGGAATCGTTTAGGCTTGCCACCG GACTCAGCGATGGGAAAGATGCACGAAGGAGCTGGGAGAGTGTGGAGAGGCTGGCCTTCAAATACATG GAGAAATGCAAAGTGGAATCCAGCACAGACTCTGACTCTGACACAAGCCCTGAG GGATGTGCATCAAGTACATCTGAAAGTGGAGCCGCTAAGAAGGGGCCTGTGAGCAGATCCAGTCTTCCG TCCCTGGATCCCTACGATGGTTGCTCAGAGGATTCCTCGGATCTGTCTGACTGCAGCCTGAGGAGCCGACAGCCCGTCTCCAGCAATCCCCCCCGCGGTGTCCCTTCCACAGAGCAGGAGTCTTTCCCCAAAGACCCAGGGAAGTGTGGAGCTGCCTGTGTGAAGCTCCACGCAGCCGGCTCTAAAGCCAGCCCTCCCGCCGACGTGCACATGAGGTCCTCCAGCGATTCTGAGACCACAGCATCCAGGAGCCTGAAGAGAGAGCCGTTGTGGCAGAGGGCTGTGGATTCAGGGATCCTCACAGAGTCTCCTCTCTCCACTCCGGGACAGTGTGCTTACGTGAGCCGGACTCTGGCCAGGCTGCCCGAGAGCCCCACCTACAGGGCGAGGCACAGCCCCCCCGCCCTGGACACTATGCCAAAGCGCAAGCTGGGTTTCCCGGGGCCGGACACAGCGGAGCGCGTGCACAAGAAGAAGCAGCGCGTCGTCACACTGGAG GACACAGAATGA